Below is a window of Fusobacterium varium DNA.
GTGAACTACTCCCACCTATAGAGGTGGGAGCTTCGTAATTACTCATCAGAGTAATTCTAAAGAAGTTTGATAGCTATGCTATCCTTATTCTTGCAGGTGTGTCCACTACACCTCTACTGTATAGGACTTCTAGGTCCACTACATTACTTTTTCTTAGTATATTTAACGCTCCATTTACATCTGCATTAAATATATAACCTTTTGAAGTTTGATATAATCCTCTCTTTATTCTTTTTCCTAAAAAAGAGTAAGTTTGAGGTTTATCAGCTTCAAATTTAGGTAAAATATCCATATCAAAAAAACTTGACTTTGATGTATAGCTTTCTTCTTGCTCTACAAATCTCAAGCTGTATAACTTACATAAGTATTCAAGTTTTTCTCTTAGCTTTCCAAATGGAATATTAACAAAAGTTTGATTATTCGCTTTTCCAATATTACTGTTTCTTTGGAAAGTTTCATTATATCCGCATACTAAAGTACCTATATTATTTTCTAAACAATAGTTTATTATCTTTCTTGCTGTTTTAGACATATAGTCATTTACTTTATTATTGCGAGAACTATATAGATATTTTTGTCT
It encodes the following:
- a CDS encoding IS200/IS605 family accessory protein TnpB-related protein — its product is RQKYLYSSRNNKVNDYMSKTARKIINYCLENNIGTLVCGYNETFQRNSNIGKANNQTFVNIPFGKLREKLEYLCKLYSLRFVEQEESYTSKSSFFDMDILPKFEADKPQTYSFLGKRIKRGLYQTSKGYIFNADVNGALNILRKSNVVDLEVLYSRGVVDTPARIRIA